The Chrysoperla carnea chromosome X, inChrCarn1.1, whole genome shotgun sequence genome includes a region encoding these proteins:
- the LOC123302288 gene encoding uncharacterized protein LOC123302288 — protein MHSFAISADSNSSDVMSNNTYEKLICPKCKGDHKLFKCHKFMSLTPAERVHVVKAHNLCFNCLHSNHGVKNCSSNSSCRKCSKRHHTLLHFHHKSDANGKDNSEVLKGNPSTSSVSVESKPSPPVSLCSTSELVQSKYTVLLATAQVHVVSHFGENFLFRFLIDSASQCSFITQRCCQRLKLPVNRACLTVSGIGVSEKRVNGQAQLKFYSKYDIHNKYTMDVLIVDKITDQLPTCVIDSEVCDTFKNLRLADDEFYRPSEIDGMIGAELVPYILKGLRISGPDSPVALDSTLGFIIMGKAKAEVTNNIIQSYCCVNSPLNMDQLIQQFWDIEEVPNGTVLNADDLECEKLFAASVKRDVSGRYEVALPFRKIFSDLGDSYTSALRRFQNLEKRFASMPLFKKQYMEVIRDYFDQGHLKTISGLHPKSCGYFIPYHGVFKASSSSTPLRVVFDATAKTDNGISLNDALYTGPKLQTDIFDILLNFRFFQFAMTSDVKQMYRQIELCPPHQKYQCILWRFSGEEPIQICQLTTVVFGVKSSPYLALRTLRQLADDEAKKFPLASEIILRDIYIDDNLFCGRKVDRA, from the coding sequence ATGCATTCATTTGCTATTAGTGCCGATTCAAATTCATCCGATGTTATGAGTAATAATACGTATGAGAAATTAATTTGTCCAAAATGTAAGGGAGATCATAAATTATTCAAGTGTCATAAATTTATGTCTTTAACGCCTGCGGAACGAGTCCATGTGGTTAAAGCacataatttatgtttcaaCTGTTTGCATTCCAATCACGGTGTAAAGAATTGTAGTTCAAACTCGAGCTGTCGTAAATGTTCAAAACGCCATCATACGCTTTTACATTTTCATCATAAGTCAGATGCCAATGGTAAAGATAATTCAGAAGTTTTAAAGGGTAATCCCTCCACATCGAGTGTGTCAGTTGAATCCAAGCCATCTCCTCCGGTGAGTTTGTGTTCGACATCAGAATTAGTGCAATCGAAATATACTGTATTATTGGCTACAGCTCAAGTACATGTTGTATctcattttggagaaaattttttatttagatttttgatTGACAGTGCAAGTCAATGCAGTTTCATAACTCAGAGGTGTTGTCAAAGACTCAAGTTACCAGTGAATCGAGCGTGTCTGACCGTGTCAGGAATTGGTGTTTCCGAAAAACGCGTCAACGGACAagctcaattaaaattttatagtaaatatgaTATTCACAATAAATACACGATGGATGTTTTAATAGTTGATAAAATTACGGATCAGTTGCCAACCTGTGTGATTGATAGTGAAGTGtgtgatacatttaaaaatttgcgtttggcagatgatgaattttatcgacCGAGTGAGATTGATGGAATGATAGGCGCCGAGTTAGTGCCCTACATTCTGAAGGGACTTCGAATCTCAGGTCCGGATTCGCCAGTCGCCCTTGATTCGACGTTAGGTTTCATTATTATGGGTAAAGCGAAAGCTGAAGTCACTAATAACATTATTCAATCTTATTGTTGTGTTAACTCTCCCCTTAATATGGATCAACTCATCCAACAATTTTGGGATATAGAGGAAGTGCCAAACGGTACCGTGTTAAACGCAGACGATTTAGAGTGCGAAAAATTATTTGCGGCGTCTGTTAAGCGAGACGTAAGTGGTCGATATGAGGTAGCTTTACCATTTAGAAAGATTTTTTCTGATTTAGGAGACTCTTATACTTCTGCTTTAAGACGATTCCAAAACTTAGAAAAACGATTCGCCTCTATgcctttgtttaaaaaacaatatatggAAGTTATACGTGACTATTTCGACCAAGGTCATCTGAAGACCATAAGTGGTCTACATCCTAAATCATGTGGCTACTTTATTCCTTATCACGGGGTTTTTAAGGCTAGCTCCAGTTCTACACCATTACGAGTGGTTTTCGATGCGACCGCGAAAACCGATAATGGAATATCTTTAAACGATGCTTTATATACCGGTCCGAAATTACAAACTGATATTTTTGACATTCTACTTAATTTTCGTTTCTTTCAATTTGCTATGACATCAGATGTGAAACAGATGTATAGACAAATTGAATTGTGTCCTCctcatcaaaaatatcaatgtaTTTTGTGGAGGTTTTCTGGTGAAGAACCTATTCAAATTTGCCAATTAACCACGGTTGTCTTTGGGGTTAAGAGTTCTCCCTACTTAGCTTTACGCACTTTACGCCAATTAGCTGACGATGAAGcgaaaaaatttcctttagCGTCCGAGATAATATTACGTGATATCTATATCGATGACAATTTGTTCTGTGGCCGAAAAGTCGATCGCGCATAA
- the LOC123302289 gene encoding uncharacterized protein LOC123302289, producing MADLPSVRVSQAKAFTYTGVDYGGPFYITLSRHRGVRSQKAYICLFTCLTTRAVHLELASDLSTDVFLATFKRFLSRRGPCSTIYSDSGTNFISAKRYLNELYEFVQSNLYQSAINSELSCRRIIWRLNPSTGSHFGGAWESMIKSVRTHLTGVIEEQILSYEEFSTVLIQIEALLNSRPLVWQSSDAAEGLPLTPAHFLTLTPLQSLPAYNVLDKPLNKLQRKELLDSLVQSYWKRWHQEY from the coding sequence ATGGCTGATTTACCCAGTGTCAGAGTATCTCAAGCTAAGGCATTTACTTATACAGGTGTCGATTATGGTGGTCCATTCTATATAACGTTAAGTAGGCATCGTGGAGTACGATCCCAAAAGGCTTACATCTGTCTTTTTACATGTTTGACAACCCGAGCGGTTCATTTAGAATTGGCATCAGATTTAAGTACGGATGTTTTTTTAGCTACGTTCAAGCGTTTTCTATCTAGACGTGGGCCGTGTTCTACAATTTATTCTGACtcaggtacaaattttattagtgCTAAACGATATTTAAATGAGTTGTATGAATTTGTTCAATCTAATCTCTACCAATCAGCTATAAATTCAGAGTTGTCTTGTCGACGTATCATTTGGCGATTGAATCCATCCACTGGGAGCCATTTCGGAGGAGCTTGGGAGAGTATGATAAAATCAGTTAGGACTCACTTAACTGGAGTTATTGAGGAGCAAATTTTATCATATGAGGAATTTTCAACCGTGCTTATACAAATTGAAGCCTTGTTAAATTCACGCCCATTAGTCTGGCAATCTTCAGATGCGGCCGAGGGTTTGCCGTTAACCCCGGCTCATTTTTTAACGTTAACCCCTTTACAAAGTTTACCCGCATATAATGTACTTGATAAGCCACTAAATAAGTTACAAAGAAAGGAATTGCTTGATAGTTTGGTCCAATCGTATTGGAAACGATGGCACCAAGAATATTAA